In Danaus plexippus chromosome 17, MEX_DaPlex, whole genome shotgun sequence, one DNA window encodes the following:
- the LOC116771176 gene encoding pre-mRNA-processing factor 6, whose amino-acid sequence MSVPPQAFVNKNKKHFLGIPAPLGYVAGVGRGATGFTTRSDIGPARDANDVSDDRHAPPAAKRKKTEEEDDDEDLNDSNYDEFSGYSGSLFSKDPYDKDDAEADAIYESIDKRMDEKRKEYREKRLKEDLERYRQERPKIQQQFSDLKRELKMVSEDEWAAIPEVGDARNRKQRNPRAEKFTPLPDSVLSRNLGGESSSTIDPSSGLASMMPGVMTPGMLTPSGDLDLRKIGQARNTLMTVKLSQVSDSVSGQTVVDPKGYLTDLQSMIPTYGGDINDIKKARLLLKSVRETNPNHPPAWIASARLEEVTGKIQSARNLIMKGCEVNPSSEELWLEAARLQPPDTARAVIAHAARNLPHSVRVWVKAAELEQEPKAKRRVYRKALEHIPNSVRLWKAAVELENPEDARILLSRAVECCPTSVELWLALARLETYENARKVLNKARENIPTDRQIWVTAAKLEEAQGNTHMVEKIIDRAITSLSANGVEINREHWFKEAMEAEKSGAVHTCQAIIRSVIGHGIEPEDQKHTWMEDADACANEGAYECARAVYGYALSVFPSKKSIWLRAAYLEKQHGTRATLEALLQRAVAHCPKSEVLWLMGAKSKWLAGDVRAARQILSLAFQANPNSEEIWLAAVKLESENKEYDRARRLLEKARASAPTPRVMIKSAKLEWALNKLDVALNLLSEAITIFGDYAKLHMMKGQIEEQMGRDSDAHNTYTQGLKKCATSVPMWILLSRLEEKLKHVTKARSVLEKARLRNQKNAELWLESVRLEQRAGCVEAAGSLLAKALQECPTAGRLWALAVFMEPRPQRKTKSVDALKKCEHDAHVLLAVSQLFWTERKLNKCREWFNRTVKIDPDLGDAWAYFYKFELHHGNEQQQEDVKNRCKAAEPHHGENWCKVSKDIANWCYNTEQILLLVAKNLPVPT is encoded by the exons atgtcAGTTCCTCCGCAAgcatttgtaaacaaaaacaaaaaacattttcttggTATTCCGGCACCTCTTGGTTATGTGGCTGGTGTTGGTAGAGG agcTACAGGTTTTACTACTAGATCAGATATTGGACCCGCCAGAGACGCCAATGACGTATC TGATGATCGTCATGCACCCCCAGCAGCCAAGCGAAAAAAAACTGAAGAGGAAGACGATGATGAAGACTTGAATGACTCTAATTATGACGAATTTTCAGGTTATAGTGGCTCTCTCTTTTCAAAG GATCCATATGACAAAGATGATGCAGAGGCAGATGCTATATATGAGTCAATTGATAAACGAATGgatgaaaaaagaaaagagtATAGAGAGAAGAGACTTAAAGAGGATTTGGAGAGATATCGCCAAGAGAG ACCCAAAATACAACAACAGTTTTCTGATCTCAAACGTGAATTGAAAATGGTGTCGGAGGATGAATGGGCTGCTATACCGGAAGTTGGTGACGCGAGGAACAGGAAGCAAAGGAATCCAAGAGCTGAGAAATTTACTCCTTTACCAGATAGTGTGTTGTCAAGGAATCTGGGTGGAGAGTCTAGTTCAACAATTGATCCCAGCTCAGGCTTAGCTTCTATGATGCCGGGGGTTATGACACCTGGGATGCTGACACCTTCAG gTGATCTCGATCTACGTAAGATAGGTCAAGCGAGGAACACTTTAATGACGGTGAAATTGTCACAAGTCTCCGACTCTGTGAGCGGTCAGACAGTGGTTGACCCTAAAGGTTACTTAACTGACTTACAGTCCATGATACCTACTTATGGCGGTGACATTAATGATATCAAAAAGGCCAGGCTGCTCCTCAAGTCGGTGAGGGAAACCAATCCTAACCATCCACCAGCTTGGATTGCTAGTGCTAGATTAGAAGAAGTTACTG GTAAAATCCAGTCAGCCCGCAACCTCATAATGAAGGGTTGTGAGGTTAACCCCAGCAGTGAAGAGCTCTGGTTGGAAGCGGCTCGTCTACAACCACCGGATACAGCTCGGGCGGTTATAGCTCACGCCGCCCGCAACCTGCCTCATAGTGTACGAGTTTGGGTGAAGGCGGCTGAACTGGAACAGGAACCAAAG GCTAAACGTCGTGTTTACAGAAAGGCGTTGGAGCATATACCGAATTCAGTGCGTTTGTGGAAAGCGGCCGTCGAATTGGAGAACCCTGAAGATGCTAGGATCCTGCTTTCAAGGGCCGTGGAGTGTTGTCCGACGAGTGTAGAACTATGGCTGGCTCTGGCTAGACTGGAAACATATGAAAATGCAAGAAAAGTACTTAATAAGGCACGTGAAAATATTCCCACCGATAGACAGATCTGGGTAACAGCTGCTAAACTTGAAGAGGCTCAAG gcAACACTCATATGGTAGAAAAGATTATAGACCGTGCCATAACGTCGCTTAGTGCTAATGGCGTTGAAATAAACAGAGAGCATTGGTTCAAAGAGGCGATGGAGGCTGAGAAATCTGGAGCAGTTCATACGTGTCAG GCGATAATTCGTTCGGTGATCGGTCACGGCATTGAACCAGAGGATCAAAAACATACTTGGATGGAGGATGCTGATGCT TGCGCCAACGAAGGTGCGTACGAGTGTGCCCGGGCGGTGTATGGGTACGCGCTATCAGTTTTCCCCTCGAAGAAGTCCATCTGGCTGAGAGCCGCCTACCTCGAGAAGCAGCATGGTACGAGGGCGACGTTAGAGGCTCTGTTACAGAGGGCGGTCGCTCACTGTCCCAAGAGCGAAGTCCTATGGCTCATGGGGGCGAAGTCCAAGTGGCTAGCGG gTGACGTGAGAGCGGCTAGACAGATCCTGTCGTTAGCTTTCCAAGCCAATCCTAACTCGGAGGAGATCTGGCTGGCCGCTGTCAAACTGGAGAGCGAGAACAAAGAATATGATCGAGCCAGGAGGTTGTTGGAGAAAGCCAGAGCGTCCGCACCCACACCTAGG GTCATGATAAAATCAGCAAAACTAGAATGGGCTTTGAACAAATTAGACGTAGCCCTGAACCTGTTGTCTGAAGCTATCACAATATTTGGGGATTACGCGAAGCTACACATGATGAAAGGACAGATAGAGGAGCAGATGGGGAGAGATAGTGACGCACACAACACATACACGCAAGGG ttgAAGAAGTGCGCTACCAGTGTCCCTATGTGGATACTACTGTCGAGATTGGAAGAAAAACTCAAACACGTCACCAAAGCCAGATCTGTGTTGGAGAAGGCGCGTCTCAGGAATCAGAAGAACGCCGAGTTATG GTTGGAGAGTGTTCGCCTGGAACAGCGAGCTGGTTGTGTGGAGGCGGCCGGCTCGTTGTTGGCGAAGGCGCTCCAGGAGTGTCCTACGGCCGGCAGACTGTGGGCCCTCGCCGTCTTCATGGAGCCCCGCCCGCAGAGGAAGACTAAGAGT gtgGACGCCCTGAAGAAATGTGAACACGACGCTCACGTCCTGCTGGCGGTGTCACAGCTGTTCTGGACGGAgaggaaattaaataaatgcagAGAATGGTTCAACAGAACT GTGAAAATCGACCCGGATCTCGGTGACGCTTGGGCTTACTTCTACAAATTCGAATTGCACCACGGCAACGAACAGCAACAGGAAGACGTGAAGAACAGGTGCAAGGCCGCCGAACCCCACCACGGAGAGAACTGGTGCAAGGTCTCCAAAGACATAGCCAACTGGTGTTACAATACAGAACAGATATTGTTACTGGTGGCTAAGAATCTACCCGTGCCCACGTAG
- the LOC116771245 gene encoding centrosomal protein of 162 kDa, whose protein sequence is MAEMKKINEEISNENSTNEFLFYEKTCEAYKDDDEEIKMIFNEIKKLSDPKNKDTEIGEDVEDVELILRRAEDISNETENLLKSSPIATVSNGFYPHTDPGSIPKIKVTKPSENIQNENKNTVAKSNQNFKHTNKEETRRKTKSRPFSAGVIDSKKKDDVKVTRLATSSTKKNPNTKNDTVLEELKDTIERVKSLELLNVKLNEDNKQLRNKLEQVNEEKYVVDLKIAECERFIQRLSKEYENKNTELKTMKQKENCHLAELNKAKDDRRQLAIQRDKDGIVIQDLQRQVKEMEMILKRKHPDSVSALIVASKSSSVEDNKKKLLEERIARLEQELKDKENHFQSILMTLQEKFGDMKQKYESHIIDVERQLMDDRKVNNDLKNKINRQNMKHVAVQTVMRPQTSVCTQTVFKTDRATSAVSRLTQNSALIFNKLKEDSYLVATIKGLQAELTAKQRTISKINRETEELRKNLRNLHKEKEVLIHLNPQKKGCKQAKSTENILSRVNTEMEAELSQIKKEKEIYKEERSGLLSSLKRTNEDLILLKKKRIQDLHTLQLAHEKELMQMNMQLYPLQEEIKLLNRTVEILQDRVRAAEDKLLRSNSGHNDVNAGGDNNIKHIRS, encoded by the exons atggcagaaatgaaaaaaattaacgaagAAATCTCTAACGAGAATAGCACAAATGAGTTCCTATTTTACGAAAAGACTTGTGAAGCGTACAAAGACGATGacgaagaaataaaaatgatttttaatgagATTAAAAAGCTATCAGatccaaaaaataaagatactgAAATTGGTGAAGATGTTGAAGATGTAGAGTTGATTTTAAGAAGAGCTGAGGACATATCTAATGAGACtgagaatttattaaaaagtagcCCTATTGCTACTGTCTCGAACGGCTTTTATCCACACACTGATCCAGGAAGTATCCCAAAAATTAAAGTCACAAAACCAAGTGAAAATATTCAgaatgagaataaaaatacagttgccaag agcaatcaaaattttaaacataccaACAAAGAGGAAACGAGACGAAAAACTAAATCTAGACCTTTCTCCGCTGGAGTTATAGATTCTAAGAAAAAAGATGATGTGAAAGTTACAAGATTAGCGACGAGCTCAACGAAAAAAAACCCTAATACAAAAAACGATACCgttttagaagaattgaaagACACAATCGAGAGGGTTAAAAGTTTAGAACTATTGAATGTCAAACTGAACGAGGACAACAAACAGCTTCGTAACAAACTAGAACAAGTAAACGAGGAAAAGTATGTGGTGGATTTAAAAATAGCCGAATGTGAAAGATTCATACAGAGACTGTCTAaggaatatgaaaataaaaacactgaattaaaaacaatgaaacagAAAGAAAACTGTCATTTAGCTGAATTAAATAAGGCGAAGGATGATAGAAGACAGTTGGCGATACAGCGCGATAAAGACGGCATTGTAATACAAGATTTGCAAAGACAAGTTAAAGAAATGGAAATGATTCTGAAAAGAAAGCATCCGGACTCGGTGTCGGCTTTGATAG TTGCATCAAAATCATCTTCCGTCgaagacaataaaaaaaagttattggaAGAAAGAATAGCTAGGCTGGAGCAAGAATtgaaagataaagaaaatcattttcagAGCATTCTAATGACCCTCCAAGAGAAGTTTGGTGATATGAAGCAAAAGTACGAGAGTCACATCATCGATGTTGAACGACAGCTGATGGATGACAGGAAGGTTAATAACGAcctgaaaaacaaaatcaacagACAGAATATGAAGCATGTGGCTGTCCAAACAGTTATGAGACCGCAGACCAGTGTCTGTACGCAGACCGTGTTTAAAACGGATAGGGCAACGTCAGCGGTTAGCCGGCTAACACAGAACTCGGCTCTCATATTCAATAAGCTGAAAGAAGACAGCTATCTGGTAGCGACTATCAAGGGCCTGCAAGCCGAACTCACGGCGAAACAGCGGACAATATCCAAAATCAACAGAGAGACAGAGGAATTGAGAAAGAATTTGAGAAACTTGCATAAAGAAAAAGAAg TTTTGATACATCTGAATCCACAAAAGAAGGGCTGTAAGCAGGCGAAGTCGACGGAGAATATACTGTCAAGAGTGAACACGGAAATGGAAGCTGAATTGTCTCAAATTAAGAAGGAGAAAGAAATATACAAGGAGGAAAGATCCGGTCTGCTCTCGTCGTTGAAGAGAACTAACGAGGACCTCATACTGTTGAAGAAGAAAAGAATTCAGGAC CTTCACACGTTACAACTGGCCCATGAGAAGGAGTTGATGCAGATGAACATGCAACTGTATCCGCTGcaagaagaaataaaactcCTGAACAGAACAGTTGAAATACTCCAGGACCGGGTCAGGGCAGCGGAGGACAAACTGCTCAGATCCAACAGCGGCCATAATGACGTCAACGCTGGCGGTGATAACAACATCAAACACATACGCTCGTAG
- the LOC116771246 gene encoding carboxypeptidase B-like has protein sequence MAKLWWTVVCLLASLELCTPLINELQPGKEWPKRQSVRQPQDELDNPDVTTVIADTTVGDVVDIPEDVQEDVEENIQTKAIDVEDSKVDYSGAQLWKVATDKNGVRVLLGRLRRRNLISTWSGNQTYIDVLVKPDAVQNVTRIFKRENITFDVIIEDLQRRINEENPPLDENEIELQDRRGHRMTWKQYHRLEDIHGFMDYLAKTYPKIVSVNSIGKSYEGRDLKVLRISDGKPSNKAVFIDGGIHAREWISPATVTYFINQIAENFDEESDDIRDIDWYFLPVVNPDGYEYTHIKDRLWRKNRKPAIYGVRQCVGTDLNRNFGYRWGGKGSSSNPCSEIYRGSRAFSEPESRAVSEFIKTSAANFSAYLTYHSYGQYLLYPWGYDNAVPPDHKELDLVGKNIAAAIQATGGSKYSVGSSSGLLYPASGGSDDWAKGQGIKYAYTIELSDTGRHGFVLPTTFIEPVARESLSGLRVLAAQLRKN, from the exons ATGGCAAAGCTCTGGTGGACGGTCGTGTGCCTCCTCGCATCCTTGGAGCTCTGCACTCCGCTTATAAACGAATTGCAACCGGGTAAAG AATGGCCCAAACGTCAATCAGTAAGACAACCTCAGGACGAGCTAGACAACCCTGATGTCACAACGGTTATAGCTGATACAACGGTAGGAGATGTAGTAGATATACCCGAAGATGTACAAGAAGATGTTGAAGAGAACATTCAAACAAAAGCTATAGATGTAGAAGACTCCAAAGTAGATTACTCCGGAGCACAACTGTGGAAAGTGGCGACTGATAAGAACGGAGTAAGAGTACTGTTAGGTAGATTGCGTCGCAGAAATC TCATTTCGACGTGGTCGGGGAACCAAACGTACATCGATGTCCTTGTGAAACCCGACGCCGTACAGAACGTTACACGGATATTCAAGAGAGAGAACATTACTTTTGACGTCATTATCGAGGACCTACAAAGGAGAATCAATGAAGAAAACCCTCCGCTCGATGAGAACGAAATTGAGCTACAGGACAGACGAG GTCATCGTATGACATGGAAACAATATCACAGATTGGAAGACATTCACGGCTTTATGGATTATTTAGCCAAAACGTATCCCAAGATCGTGAGTGTGAACTCAATAGGAAAATCCTATGAAGGAAGAGACCTTAAA GTTCTCCGTATATCAGATGGCAAGCCTTCAAATAAGGCGGTTTTTATCGACGGTGGTATACACGCTAGGGAATGGATCAGCCCGGCTACGGTTACATACTTCATCAACCAAATAGCTGAAAACTTCGACGAAGAATCCGATGACATAAGGGATATTGATtg gtatttCTTGCCTGTTGTCAATCCTGATGGATACGAATACACGCATATCAAAGATCGTTTGTGGAGAAAAAATAGAAAGCCGGCAATTTACGGTGTGAGACAGTGTGTCGGGACTGATTTGAACAGAAATTTCGG ttatcgTTGGGGTGGTAAAGGTTCCTCGAGTAATCCCTGCAGTGAAATATATAGAGGAAGTAGAGCTTTCTCTGAACCAGAATCCAGAGCAGTAtcg GAATTCATCAAAACAAGTGCAGCTAATTTCTCAGCATACCTGACATACCACAGTTATggtcaatatttattatatccttGGGGATATGACAACGCAGTCCCACCAGATCATAAAGAATTAGATCTTGTCGGCAAAAATATAGCAGCG gcTATTCAAGCGACTGGAGGCTCTAAATATTCTGTTGGGTCGTCTAGTGGCCTCCTTTATCCCGCTTCAGGTGGTTCAGATGACTGGGCCAAAGGCCAGGGCATTAAATATGCATACACAATTGAACTTAGCGATACTGGCCGCCATGGATTTGTTTTGCCGACAACCTTCATTGAGCCAGTAGCAAGGGAATCATTGTCAGGCTTAAGAGTGCTTGCAGCCCAATTAAGAAAGAACTAA
- the LOC116771285 gene encoding pre-mRNA-splicing regulator female-lethal(2)D, translating to MSEESERHGESASEGVSSGVTNVARVLLTSHQIDTATAESLRASWRNQDLYIDHLETLNKQLEGSLEKAKEVEERIKQQYAESQHREKILVRRLAAKEQEIQDYVSQITELKSSHASLNGRPSLLDPAVNMVILRLKQELTSTKARLEETQNELSAWKFTPDSNTGKKLMAKCRLLHQENEDLGRMTSSGRIAKLEGDLALQKSFSEEVKKSQSELDEFLQELDEDVEGMQSTVLFLQQELRATHSTVNGNRPSPEKRIYSGSECSDTPISKRRRASVLSLDYNEEEEPLTVTNGQTD from the exons ATGTCCGAAGAGTCGGAGCGTCACGGTGAGTCGGCGAGTGAAGGCGTCTCTAGCGGCGTCACAAACGTGGCGCGCGTGTTGTTGACCTCGCACCAGATCGACACCGCCACAGCGGAGTCACTTCGCGCCTCGTGGAGAAACCAGGACTTGTACATTGACCATCTCGAAACGTTGAACAAACAGCTGGAAG GAAGCTTGGAAAAGGCGAAAGAGGTAGAGGAAAGGATCAAACAACAGTACGCTGAGTCACAGCACAGAGAGAAAATACTTGTTAGGAGGCTAGCGGCCAAAGAACAGGAGATACAAGATTATGta agTCAAATAACCGAATTAAAATCATCACACGCGAGTCTTAACGGACGGCCGTCTCTACTAGATCCGGCTGTTAATATGGTAATATTGAGGTTGAAACAGGAATTAACATCGACAAAGGCGAGGCTAGAGGAAACACAGAACGAACTGTCAGCATGGAAGTTCACGCCTGACTCGAATACGGGAAAGAAATTAATGGCCAAGTGTAGATTGCTACATCAAGAGAACGAAGACTTAGGACGGATGACATCTAGCGGCAGGATAGCGAAGCTAGAGGGAGATCTGGCGTTACAGAAGAGTTTCAGCGAGGAGGTCAAGAAATCACAATCAG AGTTAGATGAGTTCCTTCAGGAATTGGATGAAGACGTGGAAGGTATGCAGAGTACCGTGTTATTCCTGCAACAGGAACTCCGAGCGACGCATTCCACAGTCAATGGGAACAGACCCTCACCAGAGAAACGGATCTATTCTGGTAGCGAGTGCAGCGACACGCCTATCAGCAAGCGGAGACGGGCGTCAGTACTCTCTCTCGACTACAACGAGGAGGAAGAACCACTAACTGTGACGAACGGACAAACAGACTAG